In Athene noctua chromosome 8, bAthNoc1.hap1.1, whole genome shotgun sequence, a genomic segment contains:
- the P2RY12 gene encoding P2Y purinoceptor 12 — protein sequence MRNPAGESSSPTRSTAIHGRGKKSRSAARVTWSLQLSRLRKLRGAPGRSVSARDAELLLQPPPAPGHPRLTAAACSVVKGWRNRRGRASSASSRAASLAPHATGGGKDKVQMKATTNISYSGNDSNCTSDNKISQVIFPLLYTILFLVGITMNGLAMWVFFKVSSKSNFIIFLKNTVISDFLMILTFPFKILSDAKLVSWVLRGFVCQVTQVVFYFTMYISILFLGLITIDRYRKAASPFRTSTPRKLLGAKILSMAIWIFMFALSLPNMILSNKEKTSKNVKKCALLKSEFGLVWHEIVNYICQLIFWVNLAVIVVCYILISKELYKSYKRTRCTGKASKKTVNLKVFIIIAVFFICFVPFHFTRIPYTLSQTRDVFQCSAQNTLFYLKESTLWLTSLNACLDPFIYFFLCKSFRKSLLDMLRKHTAPSVLRAQLKEQNEGDDTDETPL from the exons ATGAGAAACCCtgcaggggagagcagcagccccacacGAAGCACTGCGATACACGGGAG aggaaagaaaagcagaagcgCTGCGAGGGTCACCTGGAGTCTGCAGCTGTCCCGGCTCAGAAAGCTCCGCGGCGCCCCAGGAAGGTCTGTCTCGGCCCGGGATgcagagctgctcctccagcccccgCCTGCGCCCGGGCACCCGCGCCTGACCGCTGCCGCCTGCTCCGTGGTGAAGGGCTGGAGGAACCGCCGAGGCCGGGCCAGCAGCGCCAGCTCCCGAGCAGCCAGCCTCGCTCCGCACGCCACG ggagggggaaaagacaAAGTGCAAATGAAAGCCACAACCAACATCAGCTACTCTGGAAACGACAGCAACTGCACCAGCGATAACAAAATCAGCCAAgtcatttttcctctgctttatACAATTCTGTTCCTGGTGGGCATCACCATGAACGGCCTGGCAATGTGGGTCTTTTTTAAAGTatccagtaaatccaatttcaTCATCTTCCTCAAGAACACTGTCATTTCTGACTTCCTCATGATCTtgacttttccatttaaaatccTTAGCGATGCAAAGTTGGTATCATGGGTACTGAGGGGATTTGTCTGCCAGGTCACCCAGGTCGTATTTTACTTCACCATGTACATTAGCATTTTGTTTCTTGGTCTAATAACTATCGATCGCTATCGGAAAGCCGCTTCGCCATTCAGAACATCAACACCAAGGAAACTGTTAGGTGCCAAGATCCTGTCCATGGCAATCTGGATATTCATGTTTGCTCTTTCATTACCCAACATGATTCTATCAAACAAGGAGAAAACGTCTAAGAATGTAAAAAAGTGTGCTCTCTTGAAATCTGAGTTTGGCTTAGTCTGGCATGAAATTGTAAACTATATTTGTCAACTTATCTTCTGGGTTAATTTAGCAGTCATAGTTGTATGCTACATACTCATAAGTAAGGAACTGTACAAATCCTATAAAAGGACAAGATGCACGGGAAAGGCATCCAAAAAGACTGTAAATCTGAAGGTTTTCATCATTATCGCAGTGTTCTTTATCTGTTTTGTGCCGTTCCACTTCACCAGAATCCCCTACACATTGAGCCAAACGAGAGACGTCTTCCAGTGCTCTGCCCAGAACACCCTGTTTTACCTGAAGGAGAGCACGCTGTGGCTGACATCGCTCAACGCTTGCCTCGATCCATTCATATACTTTTTCCTTTGCAAATCCTTCAGAAAGTCCTTGCTAGACATGCTGCGCAAGCACACGGCACCCTCAGTACTCAGAGCACAGCTGAAAGAGCAGAACGAAGGCGATGACACGGACGAGACACCACTCTAG
- the P2RY13 gene encoding P2Y purinoceptor 13, which translates to MGDFANESTVSNSSGAPPSAPCPRDTAVTRLVFPALYTLIFLLGLTLNSLAFWAFFQVPSTSTFIVYLKNILVSDFIMTLMLPLKILTDSGLGPWQLKAFVCRFSAVVFYDTMYISIVLLGLIAFDRFLKIVRPFGKFWVQNLTSAKILAGLVWLFFFALSLPNMILSNKKATPHSVKKCASLKNYFGLKWHEAVNYICQIIFWTVLILMFLFYVIIAKKVYESYIKTQKKDNKSEQRVKGKVFIIFTVFFLCFAPFHFSRVPYTLSQTAARMDCRLQSQLFIAKESTLWLAATNVCMDPLIYMFLCKPFVEKLLRRGVKTFQKTVHTNPKTELDTRTSATDP; encoded by the coding sequence ATGGGAGACTTTGCAAACGAGAGCACTGTCAGTAACTCCAGCGGAGCACCCCCCTCTGCACCGTGCCCCCGAGACACCGCCGTCACCCGCCTCGTCTTCCCAGCGCTGTACACACTCATCTTCCTTCTGGGACTCACACTGAACAGCCTGGCTTTCTGGGCTTTCTTCCAGGTTCCGAGCACATCGACTTTCATTGTCTACCTGAAAAATATCTTGGTTTCTGATTTTATAATGACCCTGATGCTTCCTCTGAAAATCCTGACGGACTCTGGCCTGGGACCATGGCAACTCAAAGCCTTTGTCTGTCGCTTCTCAGCCGTGGTATTTTATGACACCATGTATATCAGCATAGTGCTGCTCGGCCTCATTGCTTTTGACAGATTTCTCAAGATTGTGAGACCTTTTGGGAAGTTCTGGGTGCAAAACCTGACCTCAGCAAAGATCCTTGCGGGTCTGGTCTGGCTCTTCTTCTTTGCTCTCTCCCTGCCCAACATGATCCTGTCAAACAAGAAAGCAACGCCCCACTCCGTGAAGAAGTGTGCCTCATTGAAGAACTACTTCGGGCTCAAATGGCACGAGGCTGTCAATTATATCTGTCAGATCATCTTCTGGACTGTTCTCATCCTCATGTTCCTATTTTATGTAATTATTGCCAAAAAGGTCTATGAGTCTTacataaaaacacagaagaaagacAACAAAAGTGAACAAAGGGTCAAGGGGAAAGTATTCatcatttttactgtgtttttcctgtgctttgcCCCGTTTCATTTCAGCAGGGTCCCCTACACCCTGAGTCAGACCGCAGCCCGGATGGATTGCCGTCTGCAGAGCCAACTCTTCATTGCGAAAGAGAGCACGCTGTGGCTGGCTGCCACAAACGTCTGCATGGACCCCCTGATATACATGTTCTTGTGCAAACCCTTTGTGGAAAAGCTGCTACGCAGGGGAGtgaagacatttcagaaaacagttcatACGAACCCAAAAACTGAACTGGACACGCGAACATCTGCCACCGATCCCTGA